From a region of the Primulina eburnea isolate SZY01 chromosome 7, ASM2296580v1, whole genome shotgun sequence genome:
- the LOC140835727 gene encoding uncharacterized protein: MTDNRENDRQMPLEAIPIRYHFRPVINAHYSGISRGTINANNFELKPALINMLKIEISSFRKTDFEQLYEAWERYKELLRRFPNHGFEDWVQIELFYNGLNGQTRTTVDATAGGTIFAKSPAQAYDLLEQMTINSYQWASERSGVKRTAGVYAVDPITSLTAQVSALTTQIATMNKVEGEFTEGTRRNHPQKLLDPGEFIVRCEIGGKLVENAICDSGASVNIMSSSLYGKLGWSMIKPTGLSLQMSDKSVRTPLGIVEDFELRIDKLKALAWFMVLDIENSHNVHVILGRPLLAAVGAFIDVKRGKLTMEVEGQMVEIKASESSHDRS, from the exons ATGACTGATAACAGAGAGAATGACCGACAGATGCCGCTTGAGGCTATACCAATCAGATatcacttccgaccagtgatcaacGCGCACTATTCTGGCATTTCTCGAGGAACCATCAACGCCAACAATTTCGAGCTTAAGCCCGCAttaataaacatg ttgaagattgagatCAGTAGCTTCAGGAAAACTGACTTTGAGCAGCTCTACGAGGCATGGGAGaggtataaggagttgttgcGTAGGTTCCCGAATCATGGCTTTGAAGACTGGGTACAGATTGAGCTATTCTATAACGGGTTGAATGGTCAGACACGGACAACAGTGGATGCAACGGCAGGTGGCACAATCTTTGCCAAGTCTCCTGCTCAAGCCTATGATttgcttgagcagatgactattaaTAGCTACCAATGGGCGTCTGAAAGGTCAGGTGTAAAGAGGACAGCTGGAGTTTATGCAGTGGATCCTATCACATCACTCACCGCGCAAGTCTCAGCGTTGACTACACAGATAGCAACCATGAATAAA GTGGAAGGTGAATTCACCGAAGGAACACGAAGAAATCATCCTCAGAAGTTACTAGATCCCGGTGAATTTATTGTACGATGTGAAATAGGAGGTAAATTGGTGGAAAATGCTATCTGTGATTCAGGAGCGAGCGTGAATATAATGTCAAGTTCTCTTTACGGGAAACTTGGATGGAGCATGATAAAGCCCACAGGACTAAGCTTGCAGATGTCAGATAAATCGGTCAGGACACCGCTGGGTATTGTGGAAGATTTTGAACTCCGGATTGATAAATTGAAGGCTCTAGCATGGTTCATGGTACTTGATATTGAGAATAGTCATAACGTTCACGTCATTCTAGGGCGACCATTATTGGCTGCTGTTGGAGCCTTCATTGACGTGAAACGAGGAAAGTTGACCATGGAAGTTGAAGGTCAAATGGTGGAAATCAAGGCATCTGAAAGTTCTCACGACCGATCTTGA